In the Micromonospora narathiwatensis genome, one interval contains:
- a CDS encoding penicillin acylase family protein: MADGFSGLGYGYGYAVAKDNICVLANSYTTVRAQRSRFFGPGGSGDVTVSSATTNLASDLYFQQVNSSGVVWSLVAQPAPRGPQREVRDMVAGYVEGYNRYLRDVGGAAGIGDPTCRGGQWVTPITETDVWHMLHAMATYAGTGSMVDGIVNAKPATATSGLAANADTAARFRAGLGERFGENSPGSNGIAIGAEGAARDNSILLGNPHFIWHGVNRFWQAHLTVPGKLNAAGAGLLGTPFLSIGFNDKIAWTHTWAAPVTFGLYELKLAPGDPTSYLVDGKKERMIRTTVSVPARQPDGRLAVVTRTLYATRFGPVTSNAASMDLPWTTTSAYAVRDANATNMRLMNTSFGLATAQDTAGVVDALSRTQGLPIFNTLAVDRSGNALYADIQVVPHVTDALAQRCATPLGQYLFHTAGLALLNGADSTCAWGADADSVEPGLLGPSRMQRLVRRDYVTNSNQSPWLSNPHAPITGYQRILGDAYTERTPRTRESILSVEEGLAEGGFTAASMRQMLFANRSRVAELAAADTARMCAAFPGGLAPSAGGPVDVTGACGALSTWDRTYSLDSRGSLLFERFVMKLVPSAPVPASLPWRVPFDPQAPLTTPNTLDTGRADVQRAFGDAVAELRAAGIPLDARLADHQTVTRGDQRIPLPGGSWQMGILNVVHPVWHPLAGNVEVATGSTYIQVVAFDGSGCPNVTTLLASSQSADPTSPYYADQTAMFSAGRWVPSRFCEESNLAAPALRVVHLTR, translated from the coding sequence ATCGCCGACGGGTTCAGCGGTCTCGGATACGGCTACGGATATGCGGTGGCGAAGGACAACATCTGCGTCCTCGCCAACTCGTACACCACCGTGCGCGCCCAGCGCTCGCGCTTCTTCGGGCCCGGTGGCTCCGGCGACGTCACCGTCTCCTCGGCGACCACCAACCTCGCCAGTGACCTGTACTTCCAGCAGGTCAACAGCTCGGGAGTGGTGTGGAGCCTGGTGGCCCAGCCGGCGCCGAGGGGGCCGCAGCGGGAGGTCCGCGACATGGTCGCGGGCTACGTCGAGGGCTACAACCGCTATCTGCGTGACGTCGGCGGCGCGGCCGGGATCGGTGACCCGACCTGCCGCGGCGGTCAATGGGTCACCCCCATCACCGAAACAGACGTGTGGCACATGCTCCACGCCATGGCGACATATGCCGGCACGGGCAGCATGGTGGACGGCATCGTCAACGCCAAGCCGGCCACCGCGACCAGTGGCCTGGCCGCGAACGCCGACACCGCGGCCCGTTTCCGGGCCGGTCTCGGGGAGCGTTTCGGGGAGAACTCGCCGGGCAGCAACGGGATCGCGATCGGCGCGGAAGGCGCGGCGCGCGACAACAGCATTCTGCTCGGCAATCCGCACTTCATCTGGCACGGCGTCAACCGGTTCTGGCAGGCGCACCTGACCGTGCCCGGCAAGTTGAACGCCGCCGGCGCCGGCCTGCTCGGCACGCCGTTCCTCTCCATCGGCTTCAACGACAAGATCGCGTGGACGCACACCTGGGCCGCGCCGGTGACGTTCGGCCTGTACGAACTCAAGCTCGCCCCCGGCGACCCGACCTCCTACCTGGTGGACGGGAAGAAGGAGCGGATGATCCGGACGACCGTGTCGGTCCCGGCCAGGCAGCCGGACGGCAGGTTGGCCGTGGTCACCCGGACGCTCTACGCGACCCGCTTCGGACCGGTGACGAGCAACGCGGCGTCGATGGACCTGCCGTGGACCACCACCTCGGCCTACGCCGTACGGGACGCCAACGCCACCAACATGCGGCTGATGAACACCTCGTTCGGCCTCGCCACCGCGCAGGACACGGCGGGCGTCGTCGACGCGCTCTCCCGTACCCAGGGTCTGCCGATCTTCAACACCCTGGCGGTCGACCGGTCCGGCAACGCGCTGTACGCCGACATCCAGGTGGTCCCGCACGTCACCGACGCGCTCGCGCAGCGCTGCGCCACGCCGCTCGGGCAGTACCTGTTCCACACCGCCGGGCTGGCGCTGCTCAACGGTGCCGACTCGACCTGCGCCTGGGGAGCCGACGCCGACTCGGTCGAGCCGGGGCTGCTCGGGCCGTCCCGGATGCAGCGGCTGGTACGCCGGGACTACGTGACCAACTCCAACCAGAGCCCGTGGTTGTCCAACCCGCACGCGCCGATCACCGGATACCAGCGGATCCTCGGCGACGCCTACACCGAGCGCACGCCGCGTACCCGGGAGTCGATCCTCAGCGTCGAGGAGGGGCTGGCGGAGGGCGGCTTCACCGCCGCGTCGATGCGGCAGATGCTTTTCGCCAACCGGAGCCGGGTCGCCGAACTGGCGGCGGCGGACACCGCCCGGATGTGCGCCGCGTTCCCCGGCGGGCTGGCGCCCTCGGCCGGCGGACCGGTCGACGTCACCGGGGCCTGTGGCGCGCTGAGCACCTGGGACCGCACCTACTCGCTGGACAGCCGCGGCTCGCTGCTCTTCGAGCGGTTCGTCATGAAGCTGGTGCCGAGCGCCCCGGTGCCCGCCTCCCTGCCGTGGCGGGTGCCGTTCGATCCGCAAGCGCCGCTGACCACGCCGAACACGCTCGACACCGGCCGGGCCGACGTGCAGCGGGCGTTCGGTGACGCCGTCGCGGAGTTGCGCGCGGCGGGCATCCCGCTGGACGCCCGGCTCGCCGATCACCAGACGGTGACCCGGGGCGACCAGCGGATCCCGTTGCCCGGCGGATCGTGGCAGATGGGGATCCTGAACGTGGTCCACCCGGTCTGGCATCCGCTGGCGGGCAACGTCGAGGTGGCCACCGGCAGCACGTACATCCAGGTGGTGGCGTTCGACGGGAGCGGCTGCCCGAACGTCACCACGCTGCTGGCGTCGTCGCAGTCGGCCGACCCGACCTCGCCGTACTACGCCGACCAGACGGCGATGTTCTCGGCCGGCCGGTGGGTGCCGAGCCGGTTCTGCGAGGAGTCCAACCTCGCCGCGCCGGCGCTGCGGGTCGTGCACCTGACGCGGTAG
- a CDS encoding M4 family metallopeptidase produces MRRTTLLGGLATAALLAAAGTLPATASAAPVSGDAFTRAVAQLKARSGSGLVADGQTFTLKNVQTDADGTEHVRLHRYQDGLPVLGGDTVVHLGKGDTWRGASQTLGAAPTRGAKARVGAAAAARTALAASTATNRRVDGSQLVYDATATGTALAYEVVVGGVYADATPSELHVLVDATTGKVRDKWEGVHAGTGNTYHSGTVTVGSTLSGSTYQLTDGTRGGHKTYDLNGGTSGTGTLVTSTNNVFGNGTLSNRQTAAADAAYGAQVTWDYYKNTFGRNGIRNNGVAAYSRVHYSTNYANAFWSDSCFCMTYGDGSSGWYPLTSLDVAGHEMTHGVTSYTAGLVYSGESGGLNEATSDIFGTLVEFYANNAKDPGDYLIGEKLRTSGVPLRYMDKPSKDGKSADCWSSSVGSLDVHYSSGVANHFFYLLAVGSGSSSYGNSPTCNGSTVTGIGNAKAGAIWYRALTTYMTSRTNYAGARTATLNAAKDLYGSTSTEYSRVAAAWSAVSVN; encoded by the coding sequence ATGCGTCGTACCACTCTCCTCGGCGGGCTGGCCACGGCCGCCCTGCTGGCCGCCGCCGGCACCCTGCCGGCCACCGCCTCCGCCGCCCCCGTCTCCGGCGACGCGTTCACCCGCGCGGTCGCCCAGCTCAAGGCCCGCTCGGGCAGCGGCCTCGTCGCCGACGGCCAGACGTTCACGCTGAAGAACGTGCAGACCGACGCGGACGGCACCGAGCACGTCCGGCTCCACCGCTACCAGGACGGCCTGCCCGTCCTCGGTGGCGACACCGTCGTGCACCTGGGCAAGGGCGACACCTGGCGGGGCGCCAGCCAGACGCTCGGCGCGGCCCCGACGCGGGGGGCCAAGGCCCGGGTCGGCGCCGCGGCCGCCGCCCGTACCGCGCTCGCCGCCTCCACCGCCACCAACCGCCGGGTCGACGGCAGCCAGCTCGTCTACGACGCCACCGCGACCGGTACCGCGCTCGCCTACGAGGTCGTCGTCGGCGGTGTGTACGCCGACGCCACCCCGAGCGAGCTGCACGTGCTGGTCGACGCCACCACCGGCAAGGTCCGCGACAAGTGGGAGGGCGTGCACGCCGGCACCGGCAACACCTACCACTCCGGCACGGTCACCGTCGGCAGCACCCTGTCCGGCAGCACGTACCAGCTCACCGACGGCACCCGGGGCGGGCACAAGACGTACGACCTGAACGGCGGCACCAGCGGCACCGGCACCCTGGTCACCAGCACCAACAACGTCTTCGGCAACGGCACCCTGTCCAACCGGCAGACCGCCGCCGCCGACGCCGCCTACGGGGCGCAGGTGACCTGGGACTACTACAAGAACACGTTCGGCCGTAACGGCATCCGCAACAACGGGGTCGCCGCGTACAGCCGGGTGCACTACAGCACCAACTACGCCAACGCCTTCTGGAGCGACTCCTGCTTCTGCATGACCTACGGCGACGGCAGCTCCGGCTGGTACCCGCTCACCTCGCTGGACGTGGCCGGGCACGAGATGACGCACGGCGTGACCAGCTACACCGCCGGCCTCGTCTACAGCGGTGAGTCCGGTGGCCTCAACGAGGCCACCAGCGACATCTTCGGCACGCTGGTCGAGTTCTACGCGAACAACGCGAAGGACCCGGGCGACTACCTGATCGGCGAGAAGCTGCGTACCAGCGGCGTCCCGCTGCGCTACATGGACAAGCCCTCCAAGGACGGCAAGTCGGCCGACTGCTGGAGCAGCTCCGTCGGCAGCCTCGACGTGCACTACTCCTCCGGCGTGGCGAACCACTTCTTCTACCTGCTCGCCGTGGGCAGCGGTTCGTCGTCGTACGGCAACAGCCCGACCTGCAACGGCAGCACCGTGACCGGCATCGGCAACGCCAAGGCCGGGGCCATCTGGTACCGCGCGCTCACCACGTACATGACCTCGCGGACCAACTACGCCGGCGCCCGCACCGCCACCTTGAACGCCGCCAAGGACCTGTACGGCAGCACCAGCACCGAGTACAGCCGGGTGGCCGCCGCCTGGTCGGCCGTCTCCGTCAACTGA
- a CDS encoding pyrimidine reductase family protein produces MSAGTPIARIWPTPATGPLTDPELAALYGRADRPHLRMNFVASADGAVALDGYSAGLSGEPDKRVFGLLRMLCDGLVVAAGTLRHEGYRAVRLDEARRAWRRKHGLAGYPTLVVVSASLDLDPAQAAFADAPVRPVVLTRAAAQPPPGLTEVADLVRCGEDRVDLAVGLAELRRRGIGQLLCEGGPQLFGALTAADLVDELCLTVAPLLAGAGPGRITAGDGSPPRRLPLRHVLTAEDGVLLLRYARDPGDAPPGGAAPAA; encoded by the coding sequence ATGAGCGCCGGTACGCCGATCGCGCGGATCTGGCCGACGCCCGCGACCGGGCCGCTGACCGACCCGGAGCTGGCCGCGCTCTACGGCCGCGCCGACCGGCCCCACCTGCGGATGAACTTCGTGGCCAGCGCCGACGGCGCGGTCGCCCTGGACGGCTACTCCGCCGGACTCTCCGGCGAGCCGGACAAGCGGGTCTTCGGCCTGCTGCGGATGCTCTGCGACGGGCTCGTGGTGGCCGCCGGCACGCTGCGCCATGAGGGCTACCGGGCGGTCCGGTTGGACGAGGCGCGCCGGGCCTGGCGCCGCAAGCACGGCCTGGCCGGGTATCCGACCCTGGTGGTGGTCTCCGCCTCGCTCGACCTGGACCCGGCCCAGGCGGCCTTCGCCGACGCGCCCGTCCGACCGGTGGTGCTCACCCGGGCCGCCGCGCAGCCACCACCCGGCCTGACCGAGGTGGCCGACCTGGTCCGCTGCGGCGAGGATCGGGTGGATCTCGCCGTCGGCCTGGCCGAGCTGCGCCGCCGGGGTATCGGGCAGTTGCTCTGCGAGGGCGGTCCGCAACTGTTCGGCGCGCTCACCGCCGCCGACCTGGTGGACGAGCTGTGCCTGACCGTGGCGCCGCTGCTCGCCGGGGCCGGCCCCGGCCGGATCACCGCCGGGGACGGCAGCCCGCCACGCCGGCTTCCGCTGCGCCACGTGCTCACCGCCGAGGACGGCGTACTGCTGCTCCGCTACGCCCGCGACCCGGGCGACGCGCCGCCGGGCGGTGCTGCCCCCGCGGCCTGA
- a CDS encoding plasmid pRiA4b ORF-3 family protein, giving the protein MPRQIFQLKVSLAGVRPPVWRRVLVPGGYTLDRLHRVLQHAMGWRDCHLHSFEIDGLQYGEPDPDGELALRDELDVRMDAVVGKGSRFRYTYDFGDWWEHDLVVEDACTADPDERYPSCLYGERACPPEGVGGPSGYAVLLAALADPAHREHRAMREWAGPGFDPDAYDATRATTLLRRFC; this is encoded by the coding sequence ATGCCGCGTCAGATCTTCCAGCTGAAGGTTTCCCTGGCCGGGGTACGCCCGCCGGTGTGGCGGCGGGTGCTGGTCCCGGGCGGCTACACCCTGGACCGGCTGCACCGGGTGTTGCAGCACGCGATGGGCTGGCGGGACTGCCACCTGCACTCGTTCGAGATCGACGGCCTGCAGTACGGCGAGCCCGACCCGGACGGCGAGCTGGCGCTCCGCGACGAGCTGGACGTCCGGATGGACGCGGTGGTGGGCAAGGGCAGCCGGTTCCGTTACACCTACGACTTCGGCGACTGGTGGGAGCACGACCTGGTGGTGGAGGACGCCTGCACCGCCGACCCGGACGAGCGCTACCCGTCCTGCCTGTACGGGGAGCGGGCCTGCCCGCCGGAGGGGGTCGGTGGACCGTCCGGGTACGCCGTTCTGCTCGCCGCGCTCGCCGACCCGGCCCACCGGGAGCACCGGGCGATGCGGGAGTGGGCCGGCCCCGGCTTCGACCCGGACGCCTACGACGCCACCCGGGCCACCACCCTGCTGCGCCGCTTCTGCTGA
- a CDS encoding ABC transporter substrate-binding protein has protein sequence MSVPIRRRRLAAIALASVTVLATATACGDDSSGSSSDGPITLVVDVFGDQGFGYEELYKQYEADHSNIKIQERGKGLGLGDYNTRLTQQITAGSGAGDVVALEEGTIVQYYAQTDKFQNLADYGANDLKGNFLPWKWEAGTTPDGKVLGLGTDVGSMALCYRSDLFKAAGLPTDREQVAALWPSWDEFIATGQRFAAADKKHKFVDSATNFYNVVLMQKAGDGTGYTYYDKSNKLVIGDNPDIKAAYDLTTKMIAAGLSNNLQSFSNEWNAGFKNGTFATIACPAWMTGVIKGNAGDSAAGKWDIAKAPGNGGNWGGSWLAVPKSSKHPKEAAELAKFLTSAKGQVEAFKKVGNLPSSPQALSDPAVAAASNDYFSNAPTGTIFAAGATSLKPVYLGPKNNAVRTEVENTLRAIEQGKSAEEQWQAALKNGEAAGK, from the coding sequence ATGAGCGTCCCAATCCGCCGTCGTCGACTCGCGGCCATCGCGCTCGCGTCCGTGACGGTGCTCGCCACCGCCACCGCCTGCGGCGACGACTCGTCGGGCAGCAGCAGTGACGGCCCAATCACCCTGGTCGTCGACGTCTTCGGCGACCAGGGCTTCGGCTACGAAGAGCTCTACAAGCAGTACGAGGCGGACCACTCGAACATCAAGATCCAGGAGCGGGGCAAGGGCCTCGGCCTCGGGGACTACAACACCCGGCTGACCCAGCAGATCACCGCCGGGTCCGGTGCCGGCGACGTGGTGGCCCTGGAAGAGGGCACCATCGTGCAGTACTACGCGCAGACCGACAAGTTCCAGAACCTCGCGGACTACGGCGCGAACGACCTGAAGGGCAACTTCCTGCCGTGGAAGTGGGAGGCGGGCACCACGCCGGACGGCAAGGTGCTCGGCCTCGGCACCGACGTCGGCTCGATGGCGCTCTGCTACCGCAGTGACCTGTTCAAGGCCGCCGGCCTGCCCACCGACCGCGAGCAGGTCGCCGCCCTCTGGCCGAGCTGGGACGAGTTCATCGCCACCGGCCAGAGGTTCGCCGCCGCCGACAAGAAGCACAAGTTCGTCGACTCGGCGACCAACTTCTACAACGTGGTGCTGATGCAGAAGGCGGGCGACGGCACCGGCTACACCTACTACGACAAGAGCAACAAGCTGGTCATCGGCGATAACCCGGACATCAAGGCGGCGTACGACCTCACCACCAAGATGATCGCGGCGGGGCTGTCGAACAACCTCCAGTCGTTCTCCAACGAGTGGAACGCCGGTTTCAAGAACGGCACCTTCGCCACCATCGCCTGCCCGGCCTGGATGACCGGTGTGATCAAGGGCAACGCCGGTGACTCGGCGGCCGGCAAGTGGGACATCGCCAAGGCCCCCGGCAACGGCGGCAACTGGGGCGGCTCCTGGCTGGCCGTGCCGAAGTCGAGCAAGCACCCCAAGGAGGCCGCTGAGCTGGCCAAGTTCCTGACCAGCGCCAAGGGTCAGGTCGAGGCGTTCAAGAAGGTCGGCAACCTGCCCTCCTCGCCGCAGGCCCTGTCCGACCCGGCCGTCGCCGCCGCGAGCAACGACTATTTCAGCAACGCCCCGACCGGCACCATCTTCGCCGCCGGCGCCACCTCGCTGAAGCCGGTCTACCTCGGCCCGAAGAACAACGCCGTCCGCACCGAGGTGGAGAACACCCTGCGCGCCATCGAGCAGGGCAAGTCCGCCGAGGAGCAGTGGCAGGCCGCGCTGAAGAACGGTGAGGCCGCCGGCAAGTGA
- a CDS encoding carbohydrate ABC transporter permease, translating into MSLDLHAPAPPGRGPASAGRPVHRRRASLTRLDLKYSPYLYVLPFFVIFAVFSLYPIVYTVWIALTDRSPLNPTISFVGLDNFVELITDDPKFWNAVVNTFGMFVLSTVPQLLLALMLANALNRKLRGQTFFRMAIAMPIITSTAVVALVFSMIYAREFGLINWLLDTVGLDKIDWRANRYASWFAISTMVDWRWVGYNALIYLAAMQSISKDMYEAAALDGASRRRQFWSITVPQLRPTIIFTLIISTIGGLQLFTEPLLFTSGAGGISGGSEGQYQTITMYLLDVMNQRFRWGYAGAVALVLFLLIALMSTVNYLLARRISSDK; encoded by the coding sequence ATGAGCCTCGACCTGCACGCCCCGGCGCCTCCCGGACGGGGACCGGCCAGCGCCGGCCGCCCCGTACACCGTCGCCGCGCCTCACTCACCCGGCTGGACCTGAAGTACTCGCCCTACCTCTACGTCCTGCCGTTCTTCGTGATCTTCGCGGTGTTCAGCCTGTACCCGATCGTGTACACGGTCTGGATCGCGCTGACCGACCGGTCGCCGCTGAACCCGACGATCTCCTTCGTCGGCCTCGACAACTTCGTCGAGCTGATCACCGATGACCCGAAGTTCTGGAACGCCGTCGTCAACACCTTCGGCATGTTCGTGCTCTCCACCGTGCCGCAGCTGTTGCTGGCGCTGATGCTGGCCAACGCGTTGAACCGGAAGCTGCGCGGACAGACCTTCTTCCGGATGGCCATCGCGATGCCGATCATCACCTCGACCGCGGTGGTCGCGCTCGTCTTCTCGATGATCTACGCGAGGGAATTCGGCCTGATCAACTGGTTGCTCGACACCGTCGGCCTGGACAAGATCGACTGGCGGGCCAACCGGTACGCCTCCTGGTTCGCCATCTCGACCATGGTCGACTGGCGGTGGGTCGGCTACAACGCCCTGATCTATCTGGCCGCCATGCAGTCCATCAGCAAGGACATGTACGAGGCGGCGGCACTGGACGGTGCCTCCCGCCGCCGCCAGTTCTGGTCGATCACCGTCCCGCAGCTCCGCCCGACGATCATCTTCACGCTGATCATCTCGACCATCGGCGGGTTGCAGCTCTTCACCGAGCCGCTGCTGTTCACCAGCGGCGCCGGCGGCATCTCCGGCGGCTCGGAGGGCCAGTACCAGACCATCACGATGTATCTGCTCGACGTGATGAACCAACGCTTCCGGTGGGGCTACGCCGGCGCGGTCGCGCTCGTGCTCTTCCTGCTCATCGCGCTGATGTCGACGGTGAACTACCTGCTGGCCCGTCGCATCAGCTCAGACAAGTGA